A window of Ictidomys tridecemlineatus isolate mIctTri1 chromosome 1, mIctTri1.hap1, whole genome shotgun sequence contains these coding sequences:
- the Arrdc3 gene encoding arrestin domain-containing protein 3 isoform X1: MVLGKVKSLTISFDCLNDSNVPVYSSGDTVSGRVNLEVTGEIRVKSLKIHARGHAKVRWTESRNAGSNTAYTQNYTEEVEYFNHKDILIGHERDDDNSEEGFNTIHSGRHEYAFSFELPQTPLATSFEGRHGSVRYWVKAELHRPWLLPVKLKKEFTVFEHIDINTPSLLSPQAGTKEKTLCCWFCTSGPISLSAKIERKGYTPGESIQIFAEIENCSSRMVVPKAAIYQTQAFYAKGKMKEVKQLVANLRGESLSSGKTETWNGKLLKIPPVSPSILDCSIIRVEYSLMVYVDIPGAMDLFLNLPLVIGTIPLHPFGSRTSSVSSQCSMNMNWLGLSLPERPEAPPSYAEVVTEEQRRNNLAPMSACDDFERALQGPLFAYIQEFRFLPPPLYSEIDPNPDQTSDDRPSCPSR; encoded by the exons ATGGTGCTGGGAAAGGTGAAGAGTTTGACAATAAGCTTTGACTGTCTTAATGACAGCAATGTCCCTGTGTATTCTAGTGGGGATACTGTCTCAGGAAGGGTGAATTTAGAAGTTACTGGAGAAATCAGagtaaaatctcttaaaattcaTGCAAGAGGACATGCGAAAGTACGCTGGACTGAATCTAGAAACGCCGGCTCCAATACTGCCTATACACAGAATTACACTGAAGAAGTAGAATATTTCAACCATAAAGACATCCTAATTGGGCACGAAAGAG ATGATGATAATTCCGAAGAAGGCTTCAATACTATACATTCAGGAAGACATGAATATGCATTCAGCTTCGAGCTTCCACAGAC ACCACTTGCTACCTCATTCGAAGGCCGACATGGCAGTGTGCGCTATTGGGTGAAAGCCGAATTGCACAGGCCTTGGCTTCTACCAGTAAAATTAAAGAAGGAATTTACAGTCTTTGAGCATATAGATATCAACACTCCTTCATTACTG TCACCCCAAGCAGGCACAAAAGAAAAGACTCTCTGTTGCTGGTTCTGTACCTCAGGCCCAATATCCTTAAGTGCCAAAATTGAAAGGAAGGGCTATACCCCAG GTGAATCAATTCAGATATTTGCTGAGATTGAGAACTGCTCTTCCCGAATGGTGGTGCCAAAGGCAGCCATTTACCAAACACAGGCCTTCTATGCCAAAGGGAAAATGAAGGAAGTGAAACAGCTTGTGGCTAATTTGCGTGGGGAATCCTTATCATCTGGAAAGACAGAGACGTGGAATGGCAAGTTGCTGAAAATTCCACCAGTTTCACCCTCTATCCTCGATTGTAGTATAATTCGTGTGGAATATTCACTAATG GTATACGTGGATATTCCTGGAGCTATGGATTTGTTTCTTAATTTGCCACTTGTCATCGGTACCATTCCTCTGCATCCATTTGGCAGCAGAACCTCAAGTGTAAGCAGTCAGTGTAGCATGAATATGAACTGGCTTGGTTTATCTCTTCCTGAAAGACCTGAAG CACCACCCAGTTATGCAGAAGTGGTAACAGAGGAACAAAGGCGGAATAATCTTGCACCTATGAGTGCTTGTGATGATTTTGAGAGAGCGCTTCAAGGACCACTGTTTGCATATATCCAGGAGTTTCGGTTCTTGCCTCCACCTCTTTATTCAGAG ATTGATCCAAATCCCGATCAGACTTCAGATGATAGACCATCCTGCCCCTCTCGTTGA
- the Arrdc3 gene encoding arrestin domain-containing protein 3 isoform X3: MVVPKAAIYQTQAFYAKGKMKEVKQLVANLRGESLSSGKTETWNGKLLKIPPVSPSILDCSIIRVEYSLMVYVDIPGAMDLFLNLPLVIGTIPLHPFGSRTSSVSSQCSMNMNWLGLSLPERPEAPPSYAEVVTEEQRRNNLAPMSACDDFERALQGPLFAYIQEFRFLPPPLYSEIDPNPDQTSDDRPSCPSR, encoded by the exons ATGGTGGTGCCAAAGGCAGCCATTTACCAAACACAGGCCTTCTATGCCAAAGGGAAAATGAAGGAAGTGAAACAGCTTGTGGCTAATTTGCGTGGGGAATCCTTATCATCTGGAAAGACAGAGACGTGGAATGGCAAGTTGCTGAAAATTCCACCAGTTTCACCCTCTATCCTCGATTGTAGTATAATTCGTGTGGAATATTCACTAATG GTATACGTGGATATTCCTGGAGCTATGGATTTGTTTCTTAATTTGCCACTTGTCATCGGTACCATTCCTCTGCATCCATTTGGCAGCAGAACCTCAAGTGTAAGCAGTCAGTGTAGCATGAATATGAACTGGCTTGGTTTATCTCTTCCTGAAAGACCTGAAG CACCACCCAGTTATGCAGAAGTGGTAACAGAGGAACAAAGGCGGAATAATCTTGCACCTATGAGTGCTTGTGATGATTTTGAGAGAGCGCTTCAAGGACCACTGTTTGCATATATCCAGGAGTTTCGGTTCTTGCCTCCACCTCTTTATTCAGAG ATTGATCCAAATCCCGATCAGACTTCAGATGATAGACCATCCTGCCCCTCTCGTTGA
- the Arrdc3 gene encoding arrestin domain-containing protein 3 isoform X2: MRLLSWHKKEARREERQRKTNFGSLSRRTLSQRPPTPQLVFSAEICSGEFTQGTREIICRHKRVPVISDEKSMYDDNSEEGFNTIHSGRHEYAFSFELPQTPLATSFEGRHGSVRYWVKAELHRPWLLPVKLKKEFTVFEHIDINTPSLLSPQAGTKEKTLCCWFCTSGPISLSAKIERKGYTPGESIQIFAEIENCSSRMVVPKAAIYQTQAFYAKGKMKEVKQLVANLRGESLSSGKTETWNGKLLKIPPVSPSILDCSIIRVEYSLMVYVDIPGAMDLFLNLPLVIGTIPLHPFGSRTSSVSSQCSMNMNWLGLSLPERPEAPPSYAEVVTEEQRRNNLAPMSACDDFERALQGPLFAYIQEFRFLPPPLYSEIDPNPDQTSDDRPSCPSR; encoded by the exons ATGAGACTGCTGAGCTGGCACAAAAAGGAAGCaagaagggaagaaagacagaggaagacaAACTTTGGGAGCCTTTCACGGAGAACGTTATCTCAAAGACCCCCAACTCCCCAGCTAGTTTTCAGTGCTGAGATCTGTTCAGGGGAATTTACCCAGGGAACAAGGGAAATAATCTGTAGACATAAGCGAGTCCCAGTGATTTCGGATGAAAAATCGATGT ATGATGATAATTCCGAAGAAGGCTTCAATACTATACATTCAGGAAGACATGAATATGCATTCAGCTTCGAGCTTCCACAGAC ACCACTTGCTACCTCATTCGAAGGCCGACATGGCAGTGTGCGCTATTGGGTGAAAGCCGAATTGCACAGGCCTTGGCTTCTACCAGTAAAATTAAAGAAGGAATTTACAGTCTTTGAGCATATAGATATCAACACTCCTTCATTACTG TCACCCCAAGCAGGCACAAAAGAAAAGACTCTCTGTTGCTGGTTCTGTACCTCAGGCCCAATATCCTTAAGTGCCAAAATTGAAAGGAAGGGCTATACCCCAG GTGAATCAATTCAGATATTTGCTGAGATTGAGAACTGCTCTTCCCGAATGGTGGTGCCAAAGGCAGCCATTTACCAAACACAGGCCTTCTATGCCAAAGGGAAAATGAAGGAAGTGAAACAGCTTGTGGCTAATTTGCGTGGGGAATCCTTATCATCTGGAAAGACAGAGACGTGGAATGGCAAGTTGCTGAAAATTCCACCAGTTTCACCCTCTATCCTCGATTGTAGTATAATTCGTGTGGAATATTCACTAATG GTATACGTGGATATTCCTGGAGCTATGGATTTGTTTCTTAATTTGCCACTTGTCATCGGTACCATTCCTCTGCATCCATTTGGCAGCAGAACCTCAAGTGTAAGCAGTCAGTGTAGCATGAATATGAACTGGCTTGGTTTATCTCTTCCTGAAAGACCTGAAG CACCACCCAGTTATGCAGAAGTGGTAACAGAGGAACAAAGGCGGAATAATCTTGCACCTATGAGTGCTTGTGATGATTTTGAGAGAGCGCTTCAAGGACCACTGTTTGCATATATCCAGGAGTTTCGGTTCTTGCCTCCACCTCTTTATTCAGAG ATTGATCCAAATCCCGATCAGACTTCAGATGATAGACCATCCTGCCCCTCTCGTTGA